The nucleotide sequence TATCAGAGAGTGCTGAAAGAGCTTAACATCATCGTAAGTCGTTGaactttcagtttaccttttgattataagaaaatattcttCCTCCAACCTGGGTATGAAAAGCTATTGAGAATATTCTAGAGTGTTGAATGTGTGGGAAAATGTTCATTATGATCTAGTAATTTGATGGTTAAGTTTCCGTCTGAAATAAGTAGTTTTAGACTGATTCTTGATTGCCATATGATAGTCTTTGTAGTAGTTTcgttaaagaaatgaaaaataaactaaaaatactcCTAACACTTTTATCAGAAATGAATTTACTGTACAACGTAACTGTTTCCAAAACCAGGAAATTCTACCTGAAATTGGTCTGTGGCCGAAACTATATACAATAAGTCATTTGTAATAATAGTGTCGaagtatttcaatttatttttcttattttctctaATCAAAATTGTTAACTGTTTCTGCTAAATGAGCACTTTCATGCACCTTTGAAAGTTTCAGAAATCTTTTCTCTCAGCAACTGTGAAACAAACTAATCAAGATATCATTAcatctttacagttttattactgaagcaaaaaattaatttatgacgTTATCATTCTACTTTGTAAATAAATGgagtattttgtgtgtgtgtgtgcagctCTAATAAAGTAAAGAATTAGTGCATTTAAATTAGAAactattgtgtttgttttttacttaagatactgtataacattttaaaatgagatTTTACCTTTCTAATCTGTCTTATTAAAGACAAAATACAGTCTTGTGAAAATGTACCACATTGaactgttttacattaattttctcAACTGGAACTCAAAgcttaaacatttcaaataatctGGATTTATTTATCTCTATCTTGAGAATATTGAATAAGGGAATAtactgataaaaagaaaaacagagacATTCTAAAATCATGTTACCACATCCTTGTGCAAAACGGTAAGagtgaaaaaaacattattcaatgTAGATTGGATTCAATCCAGTCGAGGTACTCTGTGACTCTTGTATACACAGCAGGGAAGGGTCCACCACACCCACGCCCGAAGGACAGTATGCCAACAACACTGAACTTGTTTTCTTCCAGAAGTACCAATGGACTTCCTGAAAAACCCTGTAAAAAATTGTGTTAGGATATTTGGTGATAACTGTAAAAACGTGTTCAAGATTAACACcagccaaataaaaaaaaatccaattctAAAGTTGTTTTATCAGATACAAATTAACGGTTTCTTATGTTTGTTATggtgttcttttgttttttcgtaCACATATTTACTGAAATTTATATCGTGTTTTGCTGTACGattgtattttaagtttaatattagtGTGGGttataattagtatgttacaCATTTTATAGTTAATGCTTACGCTTACATTACATTgtggggcccgacatggccaagcgtgttcaggagtgcgactcgtaatctaagggtcgcgggttcgcatccccgtcatgctaaacaagttcgccctttcagccatgggagtgttataatttgacggtcaatcccagtattcgttggtaaaggagtagcccaagagttggcggtgggtggtgatgactagctgtcttccctctagtgttacactgctaaattagggacggctagcacagatagccctcgagtagctttgtgcgaaattcaaaacaaacaaacaaacattacattgtgcttcaatataattatatattttgtaagctgtatgttctatgtttcacataaataattgttattatgtaCTAGTTGTATGGTATACAGGAGTAtaacaaaattatgaattttcaaaTGACGCAAGGATCTTGCTACAAAATGtcctaaagaaaaattaaaaccacaatccCAAAGCTATCAATTTTAACCCCAACTTCGACATCTTTATACATTTCTGTAGACCAAAGTTAGgatcaaattttataaattataattactgaTTCACTATTTTTATAGCAAGATTCCTTCTTCGTCATTTCAagattcataatttttaatactcttgtttgtttacttttatgcTTTATATGGATAAACTATATACGTTACTTTTAGAAACTGTCACATACCTATCCATTCATATGTAGCAACATTGAACCACTTACAGAGAGAAAACGTTGGACGACgttgtttagttgttgttgatCTCGGCTCTCTGAAGCGATCAGTAAGTCAgatgaaaaattgttttaattttttttaatcttgtggCGAAGCGACTGTCAACTTTTTGCCACTGTAAGTGTTGATTTCGTTGTGTTTATGTAACCCAGTAAGATTCtggtggaaaaaaaaatataaaacgattTTTGGGAGAATGTTTTCGGCCaccattttatttcatgttcGTTCCCTACTACTGGGTACTAGAGCACCAAGTGATGCTCTTTGCTAGTGCTCAGTTAGTTAGGGCTAGTATGCTGTCTTTCACGTGTAGGAGTATTGCTACCATTTATTAGTTTCGGTGCACTTTCTGCCTTATATGTACAGTTTtagtacaatttttttattattatgctgtAGACATTTAATTTGCTCGTTTACCGACAAGTTTTAGTTTGCTGTAGGTTTCATTTATGTAGTTATAACTGCTTACTTACAGATAGaacatattttattctatttcccATGTGTGGTATCTTACATAAATTTACTGAAACAAACGATTAGTGTCGTGTGCATTCCTTTTTCTGTATTCGTATTTAATGCTATCTTCATTCTGGATTCTAACTTCCGTCATACGTGTGAAAATTTGCTCTACTTATTACTACTATGCTGCACATTGTTTTCTCAGTATAGACTTGGAGCTGTCATGATTATTAGTATATCagttatattttctatataattgtCACAATTATGGCTAGTGGGCCAATGCACCCTGTTTACTACTACTGCGAGTCACTGGTTGTTGTAAATAGTTTATTGCGTCTTCTTTCTTTATTTGCTGTACGTTTTATTTGTGGTGGAAAGAGTTTCAACTatcttatatatatttcaaaccgTGGTGTCTGTTCACACGATCGTCTGTCTCCCGTTTACAGCGAGCGACCTCTTCCGGTTCCGAGTTTGAAAAGCTGCGCACGCAGGCAAAGTCCAACactcacttttgaaatgacggaAGAACATACATGAACGATGTTGATCCTAAATTCTATTTCACAAGCAGAATATTCTACATTAAGTTGTTAGGAATTATCACACTATAATTCACGTTTTAAAATGTAacgtaacctaaagaataaatatatagatttatCTTATATTATTGTTGAGCGGCTTAACCCcagcatgactgaaatgttcaacagtACTTTTCACGGTGGGTGATATAAGTAACTTAGAGCTTTAGCTTtcagtgaaaccaagagtgcaacacaattaaccattttaaagtccataaagtaataaaaaattagatattaatttaaacatttcccATTACTGGAGTTCGGTACTTTTGCTTGTTTATAATAGCATTCTTTATTTTGTCTTATTCGTGGACAACAACTGTTAGTTATGatacatattgaaaatatttgcatATGTCGTTGATTGATTATTAGGTGCCATTTTAATTCTCCACTCTTTCATCCTAGTTCAGTGATTGGATATATTTGTGACTAAACAAAAATGCGTTTACACAGATGCATGACTTTAGACCATGCTACGGTTTTAACCCGTTTTCTAACCAATCTGCATTGGATAAACTCGTATGGGTGCAGTCATTTTATCTCTTTCAAGTCTGCTACTAAAACTCATAATTCTGAAGATTCAAATATCATCCTTCTAATATCTGAAGAAGGAGAGCAAGATAAAAACACACTTGCTTACATGGTTTATTGTGCCTGTTTGTTCAATAATAACATGAACAAGTTATTTCCAAACGGGTTTTAGCGCGtctgtaaatgtttagtttttacaCGAACGATAATATCAACTTATTCTACAATGTgaaatttcataactttttttttttactttgaactgatatttaatatttaaactatatattgAATCCACAACCTCTCTGACtttattgataacaatgtttGTCGTAACTGAGGAATTACAACTCTCGTCCGAAGACGTGTCCGGCAacagtcacttgcaaactctcttaacctaaagatgacccaggaaggtcgaaacgttgttctttccttatcaataaaagtgttaatacccatactagccgctGTGAGATACAGATACATTCAATGTTACTGTTGATTCCAATAATTACTCATGCACTTTACTTTGTATGTCACTTAGAAAATGAGTTAATTGGCAAAATCTAATTTATGAGCTGTTCACAACGGATATTGTAAAAGGCAAAAACATAGATTATTGGTATATTATATTACTCAATATGGTAGAATAGGTAGACCCCACCAAtagtaaaaagtataaaaacagtagaaaattcaaatgttattaaaatcatACACATTAATGCATAGCTGTTACTCAAAATGTTAGAACGAACACTTCGCCAATTGACGTATTTATTTCGCATTTTATTACAAGGCTTGAAAGACTTGAGAATTATGCCTGTACATTAggaaataattttggaaaatgtACAAATGTTTTCTTACTTCGTAAACTCTACTTGATAACGATCGAAACGTCCTACCTCTTCTGAAAACTAATCTTACTTGCATTTTGTGTAAATgctgtaaactgtaataaaatatgaaaataagtttgGAATCTTGGAATATAACTTTATACAAACTACGTTTTTTGAAAACGATTTCAATTATTTACCTGATTAATATTAAACCAAAACTTGTGTCACCTAATACAAAGCACATTGGAAAAAATATAGGATATTACAatttctgatttttgtttttgtcactattgggtttggtttgatttgttttgaattttacgtaaaggcacatgaaggctatctgcgctagccatccctaatttatcagtgtaaggttagagggaaggtaactagtcatcaccactcaccgccaactcttgggctactcttttaccaagaaataatgtGATTGAACGTCAAATTatgacacccccacggctgaaagaacgagcatgtttggtgtgacaggcttcgaacctgcgacattcgAGTGTCTTAAGTCACTCTTGGGTATTTGCCGCTAATTTTCACTTTCGTATCATACAACTATTTTGGTAAACgaggtttatttatttaattgaatcATTAGCGTTTTCCTTTCTTAGTCATTTTTCCTAAGGCGCACATAGCTAATATTTGCCTTAAAGattttgaattaatataatatttctgcgtaataaaaaatgtaaatactggATGTTTACAAGTGGTTGCACATACGATTTTTCAGTTAAAGTGCAGTTTGGTTCGAATTAACCTTTGTTGACTTTAGTGCACTTCTATGTGCATCTTTGCCCTTTATCAAACACATTAGTGAACgttctaaaataatttctaatgttTCCCTGAAACGCCATGCTGGGGCATTGGAGTCTAAATCACAGGCTTGATGTGTGTATCCGCAGCCTACTCAACTTACATTTCGGTTAGACACTATTTAGAATATCACGCACACAAAACGCAAAATGGGACAGCTTTTTTCGTTTAAATGTTACAGGCATTCTTCATTTGAGTTGCGtagcataaataaaaatatatacgtcTGCATTATATCAACAGAgcatgtataaatataattaaaattatttgaaatattgtgagaTAGTAATAACAAATCAGATGGAGAAGCGAAATCTTACTTTTCCAGAAATTGCCTTTGTGTTTACACGTAAATATCtaatttcttctttgtaacaGTTACATCgttcttttcttaaaatttattataatctaTTTACAACATACTTAGACAACAATGATTGCAGCTTTTCCCACTTACCATACAAGCATCAGTTCCTCCTTCAGGATGACCAGCACAAAGCATTGTTTTGATAATGGTCgttgtattttcatatttgtcTTGACAGTCTTTTTGATTCCAGGTGGGTACGTGAAGGACCTGCATATTTTGCTAAATTCTCCTCCTAaagacaaagtttcattttattttgcacCAATTTTTATAGAagaattaaaatcttaaaatatactACCTTATACAATAATGTCTCTGAACATTAATAGTGTCCTAGACCTTTATGCTAACACATTAATTGTTGTGtaaatgctatttgtttttagtttaaagtaGTTTCGATAATAaggtataaaatttatattttgttggaTGGCTACCATTTTAATTTAACGTGCAATACACCTACTTAGAAATACTTGAAGTTTTATCgaaatatttgttagtaaatCTTACTGCAgttgtgttaataaaaataatgcacCTAAAGTAATACGAATTGAAAGAGCGTTTCGTTTACTGAAGCAAATGCAACTACACCGTCTATTCATACGTCAGTAGTATCCAAAACGCATTAACAGCagtattttacaatttatatttttataatattcccTATCTTCCAGAAATAAAACTGTCAGTAAagtattgtaattaatttaaagtGAAACTTTGTGATTAACGGAGGTATTCGTTATCCGAGTAATAGTATAGGCTGGCTTTAATTTGTATTCTTTAgagtattacattttataaatacgtaGTTCCAAAACTACATTGATAAGAAATGATTTTACTTTGTTTGAATAACGCTTAGTATTGTAGaattatgtaaaaacatttaattatattgttcatttatgaaatatttgtttatttatttcagcgtaaagctactcaatagACTATCCGTGCTCTGTAAATCGCAAGGGCTAGGACCCCGGAGTTTAGCGTTAAAAGTCTACAAATTCACTTCTGTCTGACTAgggaaaattttatatataagagTGAAACAAACAACCGCACTTCATACATTAACAAAGCAATTAAAACACACACGTAAGCTTAAGCTAGTGTTTTGAGATAAACAGATACAAAAGAAAGGACTTAAGTAACCCCTAAAGGTTTATGTTTCACTgtgtaaaatcatatatatattattgtttatctacATGTTATGCAATGAtgctaaatatacattatacctGGTGTCGTTTGGCCCCATCCTGTTATATAGGCTGTCTTAGCATCAATGTTCTTCGTTGAAAGGTTGTACGGTAGGCAGACTGGACTGATACTGTCAGAATACTCAACAGGTCTTTCAAGCTTCAGGATGGCTAAATCATTCTCAAACCGTAGAGGTTCGAAATTCTCGTGCGTTATTAATGACTCAAGAAAAATTTCCTGCTTTTTCGAGTCTTGAGTTTCTATATGATTTTGTCCAAGCAGTATCGAAAAATTCCTCGCAGTTCTTAATCGGAATATAAAAAGATAAGATAGTTTTATCATTAAAACCTTGGAGCTCTTATGAATTACAATTACTATGATATATAACACTTTAAGTGcaagagaaaatataattaatgagaaTCTCAACTAACTAATACTGCACAGTACgttatgcatatttttttttcatttcaaattgcAAATGAGCTGATTCTCCAAGTACGTGAGGCAaagtttttttgctgttttagcTCAGAAATTGTTCCGAAAACAAATACTTCAACAATAAAGCTTGTCGTAAAAATgaatttcgtgatgacgagaaacctactcgaagtataaatgtatctcagaacagctggtatgggtgttgACACTTTActcataaagcagagaacaatgtttcgaccttcttagttcATCGAGGTACGAAAATGAATTTGTTTtgactgtttattattatttctactatatgttatatagttttgtttcaacTTTACAGGAATAATGTcataactaaactaaaataaaattatttgtatgttaCCTGAACAAAAGAATACAAATTTATCAAGGCTGTGGTGTGCTATATAATACCCCGTACTAGCATcacaaaagaaatgtaatattctaattttgtttgtacCTTGAACTTGCGTCAAAATAATGATGTAATGGTGAGTCTCCTTCATGGCACGAAAGTCTCCGTATATTTGTTCTTTCATTCAAGAAAAAGTTATACATGTACAgaattcagatttttttatttttgttattaagcgcaatgctataaaatatattatccgTTTCTGCAAaatacgggtatcaaaaccttaATGTTTTGCTGTTAACATCTGAGCCAAATGGGATATTTTACCTATTTGGACCGCATTTTTTGTCATATACCCAATAAGCAATGttcgttaagaaagaaaataaaaaatggttTCAATGGTTACCGCTAATAATAAATACTTGTTTAcgaaaaaagagagaaaaaaaaagattcctgAAGATCCCCCCAGGGGAGATGAGGTGTACGAATGGATTTTTTATGGTTGCTACACTCAACTATGATTGGATAATAAAGGAACTTAATCGTTACATTAGAACCTCTGTGAACCATGAGAGGCTCTTTGAGCCGGCATTGGAACATAGGTATTTTACGCTCACGTTTTATAACTTCTCTATCTCACTTTCGATTTTGATTTTTCCGCAGTTGGCTGTGATAGTTCTTtaagaaagtatattttatactttaattgaacataaaaatatttatatttctactttTGGGTACTGAATATGGAATTAGTTGTATTCCGCTATGcctatgatttataaaataaacatgtttgtcgtaaatgttgttcttttttaaatgtCAACCTTCGTTTGCTGATATGTATATCGATTACTGCTGTAAAACTGTGTTCGGTTGTTTCAACATATTTTAGTATGTGTTACGATTTACATAAGAAGAAACTAATAGCAGTTACAAGAGTACTCAAGGTTATCATATAATCGACTAAGAAACGAAACgattttttgataaataatttttatttcattcctttctGTTGCACTCTAAATCCTTTATTGGTCGCAACTTTTTTCCACACCTAAAGCGTTTTTATTAGATCATTTATAGCTGTTGATATCGTGACTGTATTTGCAAAATTTCATCTCTTGAAGTTACGtattttatcagaataaaattttgtacattttagtttttttgtacCAAAGCTAATAAATGCTACAATTATTTATAagcataaaatattcttatttttacgGGTACGTTCGAACACCCTCTATTTTTTGCGTAAACTAACctgtgtattttaactttaaaaaacatgCATTTGGTAAATTGTTTAACAGCTTTAATTTGGTATTTTCACCATACAGCGGAAATCTTTTAAGTTACTGATCTCAAAGTTTACAGTGCATTTAACATAACTTTAAactgcataatatatatatatatccgttcTTAATATTACTTTGGGcttcaaacaacactttacaaaactataaaatattacttacccAGCATACGATACACACGTAGCAGCAGTGAGAAGATGACGAGCAGTAATTAAAGTTGCACCACATGAACGTATACCAGGATTACCTTTTTACGTGATAAAAGACAGCAGCCTACAAAATTATtgatacaaataatatttcagtttcataaaGGCGAAAAGTTTGCAGTTTTCAATATGATCCACATTATTATGTGGATCCCTGGTTGTGGTCTTAATCTTGTCTATCTGTGAAGACATCAGTGTACTGACACAATGTGTGTcatacctctttttttcttctacgtgtgtgtgtgtgtgtgtgtgtgtgtatatatacaaatcaTGTTTTCCATTCCTTTTGATTCTAGACTCTCCATATAACCGGAATGTTCAAAGAGTCAAGGAAAAACACTTGAAGTTTATTTTCAGTAGCCACAGTTCATATACACAGACAGTTGGTTTTCTGAGACATAATCACTTCTGTTATAAGGGGACCGTGGATTAAGTAAGGCAGTTAAATTAGATATTGTCCAGGAATCATGACTGACTTAATTAGG is from Tachypleus tridentatus isolate NWPU-2018 chromosome 2, ASM421037v1, whole genome shotgun sequence and encodes:
- the LOC143237147 gene encoding serine protease grass-like isoform X1: MNYSLCVEKKKFQTHSLKNLKKLVLRIYSIGLGRTARNFSILLGQNHIETQDSKKQEIFLESLITHENFEPLRFENDLAILKLERPVEYSDSISPVCLPYNLSTKNIDAKTAYITGWGQTTPGGEFSKICRSFTYPPGIKKTVKTNMKIQRPLSKQCFVLVILKEELMLVCLQHLHKMQVRLVFRRGRTFRSLSSRVYEVRKHLYIFQNYFLMYRHNSQVFQAL
- the LOC143237147 gene encoding serine protease grass-like isoform X2, producing the protein MNYSLCVEKKKFQTHSLKNLKKLVLRIYSIGLGRTARNFSILLGQNHIETQDSKKQEIFLESLITHENFEPLRFENDLAILKLERPVEYSDSISPVCLPYNLSTKNIDAKTAYITGWGQTTPGGEFSKICRSFTYPPGIKKTVKTNMKIQRPLSKQCFVLVILKEELMLVWVFQEVHWYFWKKTSSVLLAYCPSGVGVVDPSLLCIQESQSTSTGLNPIYIE